The genomic segment acattagagcaagactacagtttgctgATGAGCATATAcacaaagaccaggccttttggaataatgtgctcgggacagatgaatcaaagatcaAATTTGGCCACcataacagcagacatgtttggcgcagccCAAAGACAACTTTTCTGGAGACGCACCTCATACCAaatgtgaagcacggtggtggaaatgttatggttagGGGTTGcctcactgcctcagggactagacagcttgcaatcattgattcaactatgaattctgcatcatatcaaagagtgcttgaagataatgtgaggccatctgtccaaaagttgaaattgaactgaaagcggacctttcaacaagataatgagcctaagcacactaacaaatccaccaaggaatggctcaaaaagatgAAATgtagggttatggaatggcctagtcaaagcctggatttgaaacccagtgaaatgttgtggggggggggggggttgaaatgggcagtacatgcaagaaaaccctcaaacatcttacaactgaaagaatattgcatggaagagtggtcaaacattccagcaagcctggcggataattatgcaaaaacacgtacaagaagttatttctgctaaatgaGGCAATATgacttctgaggccaagggtgtacttactttttccacagaacaaTATCACatgtattgatatttctgttgaataaatgatttaaaaatacatttttccttgtggttttgttcaagtacatcaacttcattaattaaTGCGCacagtttcaaagatgatcaaatgtttgcttgtccaaatatgtcaaaaaagccaaccattttcatgggatgtacttattttttcacatgattgtatCATCCTCATCCGGTTGAGTAAGCCTTGTCACACTAATAGCTAGTGGAAGGATGACTGGATAAAGATTAGTTTCACCGGGGTGTTACCCAATTTATGCTATATTCCGTTATCAACAAAAGGACCTGTAAGCAATAAAAGTAGCTGTGATAATCCTGGTCTGTTATCTGAGGGAATGAGGACACAGGAGACATAACAGAGCGCTTTAAAGAGAACAATTTTTCTGTTTTAGTTTCAATTTATTTCCCTATAGCACATTTTCTTACACTTTAAATCACTGATCcagcttaaacaaaaaaggcACACACAATGCTCTTGGTGTTCTGTTCACTGACCAGGCTGCTCGAGCTCTGAATctccgccctctctctctctctctctctctctctctctctccctttttggTGTTTGGTGCCTACTGGGAGAGGAAGTGGACATAAATAGTCTCGCATGGATCACACACAGGTGTTGACACACATTTGTTACCGGCTCATTCTCTGTTGCTCTTGCCACCCTTCACATCCAGTTCTTGACCCCGCCTCCTCAGTATGCTCTGGGACAAATGAAAATTgcccaaggttttttttttttttttggccacaaaTTTCAAAGGTTATCATCATTGTATCAAACTTTAATATCGAGACATGTCTACTCTGCTCTGCCCTGTAGCTACATTTTCAGGCTGAGCTGCACACGTCTGGGCCAGTGGGCCATCGGCTACGTGACTGCCGATGGCAATATCCTGCAAACCATTCCCCACAATAAGCCTCTCTTCCAGGCTCTCATCGACGGCTTCCGGGAAGGATTGTAAGTGTGTTTATATCCGTCATTATTACCCGTTACTATTGTGTTAGGCTAGATGCTTGGCTTCCTACTATGCATACAGTATGGGCATCATTGCTGTTCATTTTGTTCGGATGTCATTATTAGCTTGACCGTAAACATCCCTACATTGGAAGCAGTGTCTCAGCAGTGGAGGCTGAGATTTTATGTTGCatgataatgttttttgttAGCTACATAACTGCTGTAACAGTTAGTTGATCTCAGATGTTTGTCACTCATTACAGTGCATTATTTTGTAACTATTGTTTAAAGTATTTTTCGTCATTTGAGGTATATTGAGTCACCGATCTCTGTGCTTGAAATACCTCAGTGACTTATGACCGCACATCTGTGTTTTAGTTATCTGTTCCCCGATGGCCGTACTCAGAACCCGGACCTCACAGGGCTGTGCGAGCCCTCACCGCAAGACCATATCAAAGTCACACAGGTTAGTCTCATACTCTACACACGGTTTGTTCTTTTACTTCATATTTCAAAGCTTTGACGcactccttcctttcttctgttCAACAGGAGCAATATGAGCTGTACTGCGAAATGGGCTCGACTTTCCAGCTGTGCAAGATCTGCGCCGAGAATGACAAGGATGTGAAGATCGAGCCTTGCGGCCACCTCATGTGCACGTCTTGCCTGACCGCATGGCAGGTAAAAATGACCGCAGCAGAACTTCCTGGTTAGTACAAGTTACCACGTTTAATCTTTTATTGATTATCTGAGTCTCTTATTCTGTGCCACAGGAATCAGAGGGCCAAGGATGCCCTTTCTGCCGCTGCGAAATCAAGGGCACCGAGCCCATTGTGGTTGACCCCTTCGACCCCAAGGACAACAGTGGAGGTTCCTACGGGGGCTGCAGGGGCATGTTCGGAGCAGAGGGGGCACCTTCGCCGAGctatgatgatgacgatgatgaccgACTGGAAGACCCCCATCTCATGATGAGCAAACTGGCTTGTACTAAAGTGCGTCTTTCTTAAACccttttacttttacatcaGTGACAATGATTCCTAACTGATTTTCATGCACCTTAGGTGCTGTGGCCTCTTGTTGGTGAGACGGAGATCTGATTGTTTCTGTTCTATCAGTGCATCTGTTCAGTGCATCTGCTTTGCATGAAGTgggtgggagagagaaataATGGAAAATACATTTGTATAACTTTGCATACATCTTTATTTCGTGCAGTGTTATTTTTCCAGACTTTACATTAGGTGATGATTTGAATATTAAAGGTCCAAAGGCAATAATTATTCCTTAAACCAATGCTGTTGCACATGGtaacatacaccgatcagccacaacataatttaaatatgcatgcctaatattgtgtaggtcccccttgtgctgccaaaacagctctgacccgtccaggcttggactccacaagacatttgaaggtgtgctgtggtatctggcacaaacactttagcagcagatcctgtaagtcctgtaagttgcgaggtggggcctccatggatcggacttgtttgtccagcacatcccacagatgctcgatcgaattgagatctggggaatttggaggcgtTGAACTGTCATGTTCcgcaaaccattcctgaaccgTTTTTGTAGTACGGCAGGACGCGTTATcgtgctgaaagaggccactgccaatAGGGATTACTGTTGACATGAAGGGGTGtgcttggtctgcagcaatgtttaggtaggtggtacatgtcaaagtaacatccacatgaatgcaaggacccaaggtttcccagcagaacgttgcccagagcatcacacttcctctgccagcttgccttcttcccgtAGTgaatcctggtgccatctcttccccaggtaagcaactcGCATGCACCCAACCATCCAcatgatataaaagaaaatgtgatcatCAGATcaagccaccttcttccattgatCCAGTTCTGGTGCTCATGTGcacattgtaggcactttcggtggtggacaggggttcATGGGCatgagcatgggcactctgaccggtctatggctacgcagccccagacatagcaagctgtgatgcactgtgtgttctgacacctttctatcatagccagcatgaaccttttcagcaatttgtgctacagtagcacTTCTGTGGTATTGGACCAAACGGACTAGCCTTCTCTCCCCATGTGCATCGGTGacccttgggcgcccatgacgcTGTCTCCGGTTAAACGGTTGTCCTTCCTAAGACCcgacaagacctgctgttttggagatgctctgacccagtcatctaaccatcacaatttggcccttggcAAAGTCGCGTTCTGCCTTCACAAACTGTCCGTGAAACACAGGAACATATGAAACATGGCTTTTGTCAGCATCTTGTGTGATCAGAAAATGAACTGAAGTGCTTTAGTTTGTGCTGCTCATGGTCCAGTCAACAGAAAAGATCTTTTGGAGCAATCTGGCAACTGATGGAGTGCAGAGGGCCATCACTGGTCATAAACAGTTCCAGCACAGTgtttacagtacatacacagaAAATAGGTACCAACTTTTTAAAGGGGTTTTAGTGTTTAATACTAAATAGTTAATATTTAAGGCCTTACAATGTATTTCGAGTGTTATATTTTTGTCAGTTCTCAGATAATTAAAATCTTTTCTGTTGGTTGCCATCCATTATCCCATCATTGATAAAATTCAAAAATCCATCTGCAACTGGCTTTTGTCACTAATTTGATGAAATGAACACTGCATGTGGTGTCACATTCCACATAAAGTAGAAATCCTGAAATGATGATAAATTAGTAAAGGTTTGGCTTTGCTTTTTGCATTTTACAGGTAGAGAGGCCTCCATCCCCGATGTCAATGCCACCCCAAACGTCTTTGCCCCCAGTACCCCCACGTCTAGACCTCATACCGCACAGACCGCCTAACCCTCCAGGGGCCTCCAGCCCCGGTGCCACATCTAAGGTAAATTCATTAACACTGCCTTGTGAAACCGCAGTGTTGTATACAGTAAACGACCAATTTATCGTCACATGGCTAGAAGAAAATTATAAGACCTCTAATTATATCTTCCTATTGTCAGGCTTCCACACATCACAAAGACAAGCCGTTGCCTCTGCCTCCAGCTCTGCGAGACCtgcctccacctcctcctcccgaGCGGCCTCATTCTGCCGGAGCTGATAGTAGAATCCTGAGACGGCCACTGCCCTGCACGCCTGGAGAACCACCTCGTGATAAACCACCTCCTACCCCACCCAATCGTAGTATGGCTGACTGGAACTTACGCCCAGTCCCCAAAGCTCCCTCTCAGATTGCTGCTGTAGGAGGAGAGACCCGTGGGTCTCGAGAGCTCTCTAACCGGCACTCCCTTCCGCTTGCCCTGCCCTCGGCTCTTGATGGTCAGCGGAACAGCAACTCTGCCGGTCTCGAGCACCAGCTGGTGGGCACTTTTGTACACTTTGTACCAAACAGTAGTGTTGTGTCAAGGGTGGACAGATGAGTAGCCTGGGCACACAGACCAAACACCATGGCTTATAGCCAAAATGTTAGACTTTTGCAGGATGATGTGCTACATTTTTGACCAGTCATATAAGTTTCCATGCAACCATAACCGGGGACTGGGTAGCATACTGGTGGGCTAGCTTCTAAATTTATAATTTGTTCATGTCAAAGCAAGTGCGtttttgtcattcctctatatagcttatATAAATGGGAACAAAATGTATCTTCTCCAGTACCATGCTGCAACACATAATACAGTAGTACAACACACAAGACTACAGAAACAATGTGGGACAATAAGTATACAGAACAGTGAATACAcagtgcatttgttgttaaataatGATGTTTCCCTACACTTTGCTTTTGGATACTATACTTTTCTATAATATGAATTCTCACGTGTGCCATTTCTAACATGGGTTTGTGTTATTGCCTCACTGCTGCAGTGTTTTGGTGCAACAGCCTCTGGCGGACCTGAGTATGACAACCCGAAAGTGAAGCCCTCTGCATCGGCAAATGCCATTTATTCTCTTGCAGTCAGGTATAtgctgtgtatattgtgtgtggCTCTCTTTTTGCATGTATTGTTTGCATGTCTGAGTACTTTTCTTTGTTTGCATTGTCCAGACCCCTTCCTGCAGTGAAGCAGATCTGTGGGGAGGATGGCTGTGAGAATAATGATGAGGATTCTGACTACATGACTCCCAGCTCTCTGCCTGTACTGACCACCATGACTCCTTCACTAGGGGAGGCAGTGCCCAGGCCTCACCACCCTAACACTCCTAACTCAAGGTAAATTAGTTTACAAGCATCAACACTCACAGTAaatgttgaaaaataaaaagattttttatttatatttttaatgaacttCAATCTCTTTGATTGTCCAGGGGCTTGCACAGTGATCTGGACCTCGAAGGCCCACAGATGTATGAAGCCATGTACAATATTCAGGCCCAGGCCCTTAGCACCACTCTACCTTATCAAGCCAGTGATTCAGGTATGAGTAATATATAGGGAAGCAAGTCAAATCTGCtaaagtatttttaaatatagactCATTCTATCAATCATCTCAGTTATGATCAGTGATAAAAGGACACATTTTTTAACGAGCTGTTTTTGATTAAAAGTGGAAAACATGTCCAAAATGAAGgattaattaatgtttaatgtaacatatttctgaaagggaaaaaaaagcatcctttacatttttactgggtgtttgtcatttttgagtaacatttaaaaacagtattcAAAAATCTAAATTCAAACCACTAGACACATCGTCTCGAATGTCCTATATTATGAAAAACTACAGCTGCATCTTAAACCGTTCAGTACAATACCAACTAGGCACTGATACTGGTGACTGTTgtatgtgatttgggacacagcctgaACATAGAGGAAGTGCTGACAATAATCTTTAATGAAAGTGACGACGAAGGAAAAGTGTTATCTGAACCAGGGAGTGACTCAAATGAAGAACTGTTATGTCTCCTTAAGACACTTTCTTTAGAAACGAGAAgttaaacatacatttttatatcagTAGTTATGATATGAGTTGTTTGGTGTTATTTGGAGTTTATTGACCgttgaaataatgtttttccATGTCTACATTTCAATATGGTCTTAAGTCATTATATGTagagttgaggtcataagttttcatatgccttgcagaatctggaaaattaaaaaaaaatttaaataagagggatcattttaaaaaggcaacatgatacatagagccagggggtgtaaacttttgaaaaggatgatcggtgtaaattattttgtttaaaggtcttttttttccccctcatttaatactgcccttcagaagctacataagatatttacatgtttcccagaagacaaaatcataacaatcatcctgttcaaaagttttcaCCCCCCTGGcccttaatgtatcgtgttgctttcttgagcaactgagtccctcagttgtcctcagtgtgaaaagatggatctcgacatcatatagctgctgttggaaaggggtaaAATATACAGATGATGCTGGAGAAACTAAGAATGTTGCACGACCTGGAGtagttttctgaagaacagtgggcagttgaACTGCTCAGGATAAACAAAAGAACTCATGAGCAagtatcacaaaacaaaaaaaagtgtcactgACCATCCAGGTAGCGCACACAGCATTAAGAATCAAatatatgtaaacttttgaactggttcatttgtgtaaattcagtcattattgtgtcttatggactacatgtaaacatctgttatgtgaaatagcttattcagggcagaactaaataaacaacaaaatacaatttttatgatccctcttgtttgttttttaattaacattttgcagattctgcaagtcgtatgtaaacttatgaccttaACTGTAAATTTCTAAAGGCACTTTAAATTTTTTAGCTGTTAGCAGCTTATATTCTTAACAAAAACGTTCATATTTATAGTGGAGTGTTAAACAAGAGGAAACCTGAATGTATAGCAAAATACCAAAACGAATCCAGAGGCTAATGACTTaataagaatgaataaatacgtTATATGTGCGTAGATGAGCAGCCCTACATTTATAACCTCTATTTGTCCAATCATCTTGGCCATCCATGTCTGTCATTTGTGCAGTGAGGTAGGTTTGTGTCACTTTGGTCCCCCTGTGTCCAGACTACTCCGAGTTGCCTCAGTCGGGGATCAGTAACGGGCCGcaagagacagagtgtgaggaggaggaggaggaggaggaggagaatggCTATGACATTCCCAAACCGCCTCTGCCAATAGCACGACGTACACTCTCAGATGTGAGCGGCACATCCGCTGCATTCAGCCGCCTGTCTGTGGACAGCGAACCAGGAACGTCAGTCCGTAAGTACTTGCTTGACAGATCATTACTTCACGCATTTATTGCATGACTTTgatgcttgttttgtttttggggggtttttttgtttgtttttttctcagaaattcaaactttattaaatgttatttgaataaatgttttgtgACATTTGTACAGTTCAGTTTGTTGATGGAGTAGAGGTTCCCAACCACCAATAGTGGGTTAGTGGGGGCTTCAATTACACTCGTGCACACTCCTGAAGGAGTTCTGATCATTTTCACCCACTCCAAcagatgtttttgtttctacCTGCTTGCAATATGTATATTGAATATGAACTGTTTAtcatttagtcatttaaacTGTGGCGATGCTAACATAGATAAAGCATTTACTAAGGATTATCACTGTAAACAGGAGCACCTGATATACTCCTGCGTTAACCTCTTTTACCGGTagccaaaaaatggcatttttgtctgttttgggggtacctgtgttcagcattgatttgttttgtgatctcacacaccacagtagtggGTAATAGCTCATATGAAAGTGGACACTTAAGActttaagaattagcagttatttcaagtatttcttcttttacctagcctacctggggaaatgtattcagatttttttttttaattattaaaaaaattatttacttttaacacaaatgttatatcttcacagcaaatgttgatatcaacCCCATTTCTGGTCTCAAAGATGCCCCAAGTATTTGTCCATGAACATGcaaaatatgaggaagttatctctaaccaataaaattgtgtgtaaggttatccaaacacaggtaaaaataaataaaataaaataaaataacaaaacactcaaaaatggcacaaaacctctccaaatgatataaaacctctctaaatggcacaaagcttataaaaatggcacaaaacctttaaaaatggaagacttctagaaatagcaaactttttttttaaaggcacaaaataaccCCTCCAAATGGCGCCAAACGTCTCcaaatggcagtagcatgaactctgttacacaatgtgtaatttcacacacacaaaaaaagtctgaaacatacttaaaatataatgtttattaaaaatactgCCAGAGCCCCAGGTGAAAGAGCACTTGCTCTCCGAATGGCCCAAATGATAGACACACGAGTGACCcctctcctctgacttctctggggTGTAGATAGAGCCCCTCAACTCAATCCACATAgtcttcctccaaaaaaaagtGCCATTCTGAAATAACTGCTCCAGAAGCTGTGACGCATTCAGGCTTTTTCGGGAGCACGCTGCCGCCATAAGACGCCGATAAATCGCACGCTGAGCGAAAACCAGTAGAAAACTAGTGATCAGAAAAAAACtggcaaacatgcaaaaacctgCTGTATAAAGTTTTGCAGGAAGACCGCTAGAGCGGAGCTGCCATTTACTGATAGTTTCTCTGCACGGCCCTGTAGCGCTTTGCTGATTGGCCTGTACCCGCTGACCCACAACTCAAGACCAACGGATGCACGTGTAAAAGTTTGGTTGTGCTGATTACGCttttgattttctcagcctctgagtggtcaatcatgtcgagtttgggcttgtttgaaagctagaagTATCTACAATTCGTCCATGTAGGTGTCAATCAAGTGAGACTGCCCGATTAAAATTTAGGAGGCGGGGtgttcagcatagccaaagcaGATTAGCTTTTTTAGAATGTGTCTCAGTTcagtttatggctaattactaaattCCAGAGGGGTGGGATATCAAAACACTTgatgcattttgaagaggacatttgtgactaaatatggaactttgcgtttgttttcttcaataaagctgatggactttataccgatggaaatgtgcatgatttataaaaccgcGAGTGAACTGGATTTTCGTCTATGTAGGTAATGTAAGGGAGTGTACGTTTATACAAGTCCGATCTTTGGTTtaaattttataattttattgtggcagttgtatacggtgttttactatcaaaaaagctttagtcgtgctctccgatttatctctgtctcaatgttttcatggagaggtgtgaattgtttgcccagcagggagctcaaactccacccctttcccatccccctgctcaccagcagttaagcacacagtcatgaaactgtacacacagccaccagtgtcctgactaatcttgtaCCAGAACtgcggcgataaaataattcatttgtttaaactaattgaaaatgtccgataagtcattttccattccgccggcggaatgaaCGCGAGTGTTGGGGCTTAAGGGGTTTTAAtgtcccacaagcttcatatctgccTGTCCACTCCTGTCCATACGAAACTGAAAACCACCCACACCTGTACTCACACCCATACTGTAATAAAGTTGGAAAACTCTGACATTAGACCTCAGTGGATGTACTTATTAATGTACCACTTATTAAAAATCATTAGTGACACACTCAGACATACGCAAGAGAAATCTGGCCTCTGAAGCCTCTAATGCCTGGGTCAcactagagcagtggtcaccaacactGTTCCTGGAGACctgccttcctgaagactttagctccaaccataattgtgcccacctgaccaccTAATCATTACCATAAAacgttcttgatcaactaaaacaggtgtgttagattttgattggagatgaaacctgcaggatgGTAGATGTTGAAGAATAGGCTTGGTGAACACTGCTTTAGAGGATAATTGGGCCGATTCATCCTGCCAAATGTGGCGCAATGTTAAGCTGATCTTAAATGGTTATCTACTCAGTTTATCTCGTGCTGTAGGGTGGGTAAAATCCAGTTAACCTCTTCATTCTTTTCACTGTCCAGTTGTGGTCAGCCCAAATAAAAATTTCACACTTGGGTTGATTTTAGCATTCCATGTTGGTCTTAGATGACTAATGACTTGCCACTTTTTGTGCATATTGGGGCTGGGTAAAAAAATATAGGTTCTCATATTTTAATCGATCTTCAATATAACAAAATGATAGCTTTTtttaaggccctgtttacactagtgcgtttacattttaaaacagcgttttctgctgtgtttcggaaacgatctccgtccacactacacaacCAAATACGCATATCCCATGACCATttatgcacactgggcatgcacatacaagtgtaaacaggaagttggttgctagtcaccaGCAGACACAACAAACTGGCGTTCTTACactgcttgaaatgagatttgttggcgattgctctaatcatagttCGCCTCTTGcacatgtaggcagctgcagtattattaattacagaatgtttaaaattttatttattaaacatgtttcaagttgttaatgaatttcactgttgcacatttacagtgtttttatttcttttacagcaATGTGCAGTTTGCGCTTACCTTGTGTGCATTGatacacatatttatgatttcttgttacaatgtttgttacacaaggtaaaaagtaattaaacatagtTCTGTGGGCCTtcttgttaatgtaaatgtgtatttcagtaatatagctaaATAGGAGGATTTCAGTTACcggcatttatatttaaaaaaaataataaatccatgtctgcaaaactaacatttgaAATATAATATTGATAACTAATCGATATTGAATCAAAtcgaaaccatataaataagaattgaATCGAATCGCCAAATTGGTCGCAATACCTAGCCCTAGTGCATATGTCAACTA from the Ictalurus furcatus strain D&B chromosome 17, Billie_1.0, whole genome shotgun sequence genome contains:
- the cbl gene encoding E3 ubiquitin-protein ligase CBL, with product MAGNLKKGGGLIGMMKDAFQPHHHLHHSHHQPGAVDKKTVEKCWKLMDKVVRLCQNPKLALKNSPPYILDLLPDTYQHLRTILSRYEGKMETLGDNEYFRVFMENLTKKTKQTISLFKEGKERMYEENSQPRRNLTKLSLIFSHMLAELKAIFPSGLFQGDNFRITKADAAEFWRRSFGDKTIVQWKVFRQALHEFHPISSGLEAMALKSTIDLTCNDYISVFEFDIFTRLFQPWSSLLRNWNSLAVTHPGYMAFLTYDEVKARLQKFIHKPGSYIFRLSCTRLGQWAIGYVTADGNILQTIPHNKPLFQALIDGFREGFYLFPDGRTQNPDLTGLCEPSPQDHIKVTQEQYELYCEMGSTFQLCKICAENDKDVKIEPCGHLMCTSCLTAWQESEGQGCPFCRCEIKGTEPIVVDPFDPKDNSGGSYGGCRGMFGAEGAPSPSYDDDDDDRLEDPHLMMSKLACTKVERPPSPMSMPPQTSLPPVPPRLDLIPHRPPNPPGASSPGATSKASTHHKDKPLPLPPALRDLPPPPPPERPHSAGADSRILRRPLPCTPGEPPRDKPPPTPPNRSMADWNLRPVPKAPSQIAAVGGETRGSRELSNRHSLPLALPSALDGQRNSNSAGLEHQLCFGATASGGPEYDNPKVKPSASANAIYSLAVRPLPAVKQICGEDGCENNDEDSDYMTPSSLPVLTTMTPSLGEAVPRPHHPNTPNSRGLHSDLDLEGPQMYEAMYNIQAQALSTTLPYQASDSDYSELPQSGISNGPQETECEEEEEEEEENGYDIPKPPLPIARRTLSDVSGTSAAFSRLSVDSEPGTSVLFDSAEAPERPPKPLPRRINSDRRPSPVPPAAASSNPQISSEIELLMSQGYSHQDIQKALMIAQNNIEMAKNILREFVSVPSTAHILT